Proteins encoded within one genomic window of Dromaius novaehollandiae isolate bDroNov1 unplaced genomic scaffold, bDroNov1.hap1 HAP1_SCAFFOLD_41, whole genome shotgun sequence:
- the LOC135326929 gene encoding olfactory receptor 14A16-like — translation MSNSSSYNEFLLLAFTDTRELQLLHFLLFLGIYLAALLGNGLIITAIACDHHLHTPMYFFLLNLSILDLGSISTTVPKSMANSLWDTRAISYLGCAAQVFLLLFLFPTEHSLLTVMAYDRYIAICRPLHCGTLMGSRACVKMAAAAWSSGFINALLHTANTFSIPLCQGNTVEQFFCEIPHILKLSCSDSYHRELGLLVFTASLGFGCFIFIVVSYVQIFSAVLRIPSEQGRHKAFSMCLPHLAVVSLFISTAVFACLKPPSLSSPALDLVVAVLYSVVPPAVNPLIYSMRNKELKDALKN, via the coding sequence atgtccaacagcagctcctacaatgagttcctcctcctggcattcacagacacacgggagctgcagctcctgcactttctgctcttcctgggcatctacctggctgccctcctgggcaacggcctcatcatcacagccatagcctgcgaccaccatctccacacccccatgtacttcttcctcctcaacctctccatcctcgaccttggctccatctccaccactgtccccaagtccatggccaattccctgtgggacaccagggccatttcctacctgggatgtgctgcccaggtcttcctgcttctcttcttgtttccaACAGAgcattctcttctcactgtcatggcctatgaccgctacattgccatctgcagacccctgcactgtgggaccctcatgggcagcagagcttgtgtcaaaatggcagcagctgcctggagcagtgggtttatcaatgctctcctgcacactgctaacacattttcaataccactctgccaaggcaacacagtggaacagttcttctgtgagattccccacatcctcaagctctcctgctccgACTCCTACCACAGAGAACTTGGCCTTCTTGTGTTTACTGCCtctttaggctttgggtgtttcattttcattgtggtgtcctacgtgcagatcttcagtgctgtgctgaggatcccctctgagcagggccggcacaaagccttttccatgtgcctcccgcacttggccgtggtctccctgttcatcagcactgcagtgtttgcctgcctgaagcccccctccctctcctccccagctctggatctggtggtggctgttctgtactcggtggttcctccagcagtgaaccccctcatctacagcatgaggaacaaggagctgaaggatgcCCTGAAAAATTGA